In Aphanothece sacrum FPU1, a single genomic region encodes these proteins:
- a CDS encoding IMS domain-containing protein encodes MYIPLDYYRILGIFPQVTDEQITQAYRDRSVQLPRREYSPAAIATRKQLLAQAYNILSKPEQKKAYDSQFLRETLSDESIIEEEPSKSRAEPLEESSSSDTIPGIDITPEQLVGVLLIFQELGEYELVLQFGQGYLDSLPKNVIKSDPTRPDIILTVALAFLELSRERWQHEQYEQAAVIGIKALTLLEQNSLFPSVQAEIHTELDKLRPYRILELLAESEDNEVPRNEGKQLLQKMLQERQGIDGRGNDRSGLNINDFLRFIQQIRTYLTAQEQQELFMAESQRPSAVAAYLAVYALIARGFAHKQPSLILEAQTILNGLGDRQDVSLEQAICSLLLGQTQTATLALEKCQDTQALSIIKENSQGSPDLLPGLCLYSESWLKTEVFSHCRDLITQKASLKEYFANQEVQSYLEQLSWESQEIAMNAQQEQEVSLAKTVSRSNQARVVQQRVPSVRSYYQQSQAVANGGGGVAALLPSAPISVDFRASRRRRDEKKRDRTEKTPQKHQSLPKSSTNIRPPQTTVVVPPSLELSSPPTPKLSRTPSRRRKQGKIALKPSPWLLGAAGLAILGLVGLSVQGIGQLTSPLSALEDGQYEVFVHQPLIDIPAADAQIILSSGLLTSEGAKQLIELWLSSKSDAFGERHEIESFNRILSDSLLSLWSDRAQKLKQTQTYWNYQHKVEIKYLKTSQNKPNQAIVEANVQEIAKSYKNGQLGRSYNDNLRVRYDLIREKDRWLIQDIQVVQ; translated from the coding sequence GTGTACATTCCCCTCGACTACTACAGAATTTTGGGCATTTTCCCCCAAGTAACAGATGAGCAAATCACCCAGGCTTATCGGGATCGTAGTGTGCAATTACCCCGTCGGGAATATAGTCCAGCCGCGATCGCCACTCGTAAACAACTCCTTGCTCAAGCCTATAACATTCTGTCTAAACCGGAACAAAAAAAAGCTTACGACTCACAATTCTTAAGAGAAACTTTATCTGATGAGTCTATTATTGAGGAAGAACCTTCCAAGTCACGGGCCGAACCCCTAGAAGAAAGTTCTTCTAGTGACACTATCCCAGGCATTGATATTACTCCTGAGCAATTAGTGGGAGTTTTGTTAATTTTTCAAGAATTAGGCGAATATGAGCTAGTGCTTCAATTTGGGCAAGGTTATCTGGATAGTTTGCCCAAGAATGTGATAAAATCAGATCCTACTAGACCCGATATCATCCTCACTGTAGCCCTGGCTTTTTTAGAGTTGAGTCGAGAACGTTGGCAGCATGAACAATATGAACAAGCGGCGGTGATAGGCATTAAAGCTCTGACGTTATTGGAACAAAATTCGTTATTTCCCTCTGTTCAAGCAGAAATTCACACAGAACTCGATAAATTACGTCCTTACCGGATTTTGGAGTTATTAGCTGAGTCTGAGGATAATGAGGTTCCTAGAAATGAAGGAAAACAGCTTTTACAAAAGATGTTACAAGAGCGACAAGGTATTGATGGCCGTGGCAATGATCGCTCTGGGTTAAATATTAATGATTTTTTACGGTTTATTCAACAAATCCGCACTTATCTGACGGCCCAAGAACAACAAGAGCTATTTATGGCTGAATCTCAACGGCCTTCAGCCGTAGCCGCTTATTTGGCAGTTTATGCCCTGATAGCTCGTGGTTTCGCTCATAAGCAACCTAGTTTAATTCTAGAAGCTCAAACTATTCTCAATGGTTTAGGTGATCGTCAAGATGTTTCTTTAGAACAGGCGATTTGTTCTTTGTTGTTAGGTCAAACTCAAACCGCGACTCTGGCTTTGGAAAAATGCCAAGATACTCAAGCTTTAAGTATAATTAAAGAAAATTCTCAGGGATCTCCTGATCTTTTACCTGGGCTATGTTTATATAGTGAAAGTTGGCTCAAAACAGAGGTTTTTAGTCATTGTCGGGATTTGATAACTCAAAAAGCTTCTTTAAAAGAGTATTTTGCTAATCAGGAAGTTCAGAGTTATTTGGAACAATTATCTTGGGAATCTCAAGAAATAGCTATGAATGCTCAACAAGAACAAGAAGTTTCTCTGGCCAAAACTGTCTCTCGTAGCAACCAAGCTAGGGTTGTTCAACAAAGAGTGCCTTCAGTTCGTAGCTACTATCAACAGTCTCAAGCTGTTGCTAATGGAGGGGGTGGGGTGGCCGCTTTGCTTCCATCTGCCCCCATTTCTGTTGATTTTCGTGCCTCTCGTCGTCGTCGGGACGAGAAAAAACGCGATCGCACTGAAAAAACCCCTCAGAAACATCAGTCTCTCCCCAAAAGTTCCACTAATATTCGTCCCCCACAGACAACTGTGGTGGTTCCTCCATCTCTTGAGTTATCGAGTCCCCCTACCCCTAAACTGTCTCGGACTCCATCCCGTCGCCGAAAACAAGGGAAAATTGCCTTAAAACCTTCTCCTTGGTTGCTGGGAGCCGCAGGGTTGGCCATTTTAGGGTTAGTAGGATTATCAGTTCAAGGAATTGGACAACTAACTTCTCCCCTATCTGCTTTAGAAGACGGACAGTATGAGGTTTTTGTTCATCAACCTTTGATTGATATTCCTGCTGCTGATGCTCAGATTATTTTGTCGAGTGGACTTTTGACTTCTGAAGGGGCTAAACAGTTGATTGAGTTATGGTTATCGAGTAAATCTGACGCTTTTGGAGAAAGACATGAAATTGAGTCATTTAATCGGATTTTATCCGATTCTTTGTTATCTCTTTGGAGTGATCGGGCCCAAAAACTTAAACAAACTCAGACTTATTGGAATTATCAACACAAAGTTGAGATAAAATACCTAAAAACCAGTCAAAATAAGCCTAATCAAGCCATTGTTGAAGCAAATGTTCAAGAAATAGCTAAATCCTATAAAAATGGACAATTAGGTCGCTCTTATAATGATAATTTGCGGGTTCGCTATGATTTGATTCGAGAAAAAGACCGTTGGTTGATTCAGGATATTCAAGTTGTTCAATAA
- the rpsU gene encoding 30S ribosomal protein S21, protein MTQVLVGQNEPIESALRRFKRQVAKAGIYTDYKKHQFFETPQEKSKRKEATRRKQRSRNY, encoded by the coding sequence ATGACCCAAGTTCTCGTAGGTCAAAACGAACCCATCGAATCTGCTCTACGTCGATTTAAGCGACAAGTGGCCAAAGCTGGAATTTATACAGATTACAAGAAGCATCAATTCTTTGAAACGCCACAAGAGAAGAGCAAGCGTAAGGAAGCAACTCGTAGAAAACAGCGATCGCGCAACTACTAG